One genomic window of Evansella cellulosilytica DSM 2522 includes the following:
- a CDS encoding chromate transporter: MKVQWELFVAFFRSGILGFGGGPSAIPLVKKEVVDIFKWMNEDEFSDVLALGNALPGPINTKIAGYIGYRVGGYIGLITAVCASIVPSILLMILFLTTLAVYKDEPWVGGMTNGVIPVVTIMLAVLTWEFFKNAKKGIGWKLSISILTISFLLVELLHVHPAVIIGLLLVYVIVKREKTDKKNIAGRA, from the coding sequence ATGAAGGTGCAATGGGAACTTTTTGTTGCGTTTTTTCGGTCTGGGATTTTAGGGTTTGGAGGTGGTCCATCTGCCATTCCTTTAGTAAAAAAAGAAGTTGTAGATATATTCAAGTGGATGAATGAGGATGAATTTAGTGATGTTCTTGCATTAGGGAACGCATTACCAGGTCCAATAAATACGAAAATAGCTGGTTACATTGGTTATCGAGTAGGTGGTTATATTGGCTTAATTACTGCAGTATGCGCATCTATCGTTCCGTCGATTCTTCTAATGATACTCTTTTTAACGACATTAGCTGTTTATAAAGATGAGCCGTGGGTAGGTGGAATGACAAATGGGGTTATTCCTGTTGTAACGATCATGCTTGCTGTACTTACATGGGAGTTTTTTAAAAATGCAAAAAAAGGTATTGGTTGGAAATTGAGTATATCTATTCTTACTATTAGCTTCCTTTTAGTAGAGTTGCTCCACGTACACCCAGCAGTGATTATAGGATTGCTGCTTGTTTATGTCATAGTGAAGCGAGAGAAGACCGATAAGAAAAATATAGCTGGGAGGGCGTAG
- a CDS encoding chromate transporter: protein MTYVEIFLAFFIPGIVGYGGGPASIPLVEYEVVHRYNWMNVEQFSEILAFGNALPGPIATKMAGYIGYEVGGPFGAFVGVFATVAPSLLLMIFLLRILYKFKNSPKVKEMTALIRPTIAMLLGVLAFRFLETSYLYTGIGHTVFLLIMSLLLLEKWKIHPSIVIVGGLVYGAVFLS, encoded by the coding sequence ATGACATACGTAGAAATCTTTCTAGCCTTTTTTATACCTGGAATTGTTGGTTACGGTGGTGGCCCAGCATCTATCCCTCTTGTTGAATATGAAGTGGTGCATCGCTACAATTGGATGAATGTTGAACAGTTCAGTGAAATATTAGCATTTGGAAATGCATTACCTGGACCAATTGCTACGAAAATGGCTGGTTATATTGGATATGAAGTAGGAGGACCGTTCGGTGCTTTTGTAGGGGTTTTTGCTACAGTAGCCCCATCACTATTGTTAATGATTTTTTTGTTGAGGATATTATATAAATTTAAAAATTCACCAAAAGTAAAAGAAATGACAGCTCTCATTAGACCTACTATTGCCATGCTACTCGGTGTATTAGCCTTTCGCTTTCTAGAAACATCGTACCTTTATACAGGCATAGGGCATACCGTTTTTCTTTTGATAATGAGTCTATTATTATTAGAAAAATGGAAAATACATCCTTCTATTGTCATTGTAGGAGGATTGGTTTATGGAGCTGTGTTTTTAAGCTAG